The Anomaloglossus baeobatrachus isolate aAnoBae1 chromosome 7, aAnoBae1.hap1, whole genome shotgun sequence sequence acatacagacaaacacacacaactctgctacaaacagacaaacacacacaactctgctagatacagacaaacacacacaactctgctacatacaaacacacacaactctgctacatacagacaaacacacacaactctgctacgtacagacaaacacacacacaactctgctacatacaaacacacacacaactctgctacatacagacaaacacacacaactctgctacatacagacaaacacacacaactctgctacatacagacaaacacacacaactctgctacatacaaacacacacacacacaactctgctacatacaaacacacacacaactctgctacatacagacaaacacacacaactctgctacatacagacaaacacacacaactctgctacatacaaacacacacaactctgctacatacagacaaacacatacaactctgctacatacagacaaacacacacaactctgctacatacagacaaacacacacaactctgctacatacagacaaacacacacaactctgctacatacagacaaacacacacaactctgctacatacaaacacacacaactctgctacatacagacaaacacatacaactctgctacatacagacaaacacacacaactctgctacatacagacaaacacacacaactctgctacatacagacaaacacacacaactctactacatacagacaaacacacaactctgctacatacaaacacatacaactctgctacatacagacaaacacatacaactctgctacatacagacaaacacacacaactctgctacatacagacaaacacacacaactctgctacatacagacaaacacacacaactctactacatacagacaaacacacaactctgctacatacaaacacatacaactctgctacatacagacaaacacatacacaactctgctacatacagacaaacacacacaactctgctacatacagacaaacacacacaactctgctacatacagacaaacacatacacaactctgctacatacagacaaacacatacacaactctgctacatacagacaaacacacacaactctactacatacagacaaacacatacaactctgctacatacagacaaacacatacaactctgctacatacagacaaacacatacaactctgctacatacagacaaacacatacaactctgctacatacagacaaacacacacaactctgctacattcagacaaatgcacacaactctgctgctctgtggggcccacacccgcggctcggcggggacagcacccgcggcagcacccgcggctcggcggggcccacatccGCGGCTCGGCAGTACAGCACCCgcagcagcacccgcggctcggcggggcccacacccgcggctcggcggggacagcacccgcggcagcacccgcggctcggcggggcccacacccgcggctcggcggcgacagcacccgcggctcggcggggcccacacccgcagctcggcggcgacagcacccgcggctcggcggggcccacacccgcagctcggcggcgacagcacctgcggctcggcggggcccacacccgcggctcggcggggcccacacccgcggctcggcggggacagcacccgcggcagcacccgcagctcggcggggcccacacccgcggctcggtgggtacagcacccgcggaatcggcgggggggattggcaagggccagggcatacatctggggggttagaagcagctcaccggggcccataatggggaggcggggagggcacttacccgattaggtcacggtggagagggggcccacacagcgccggacagaagctcgcctccttcatctgtgggactgagaaggcggtagctccgcccacagatgaaattcaaaccaggatgtctgcgcgccttaaagtgacggcgccgcagattgctgccgaggactgcggtccccggaactcggccagggaccgcagaactgtaaaggcgagtgggccccggccaagggacaggagaactgacgaggccgagtgggcccccccggctctccagggccccggcatttgcccgggtttgccgggtgctgacgccggccctgtgcgACCATATGATTTTTCTGTAAGTGTGGGAACTGCTCAGAACACCAGAGAAAACCCTGCTGCCTGTATATGAGGAGAGGGGCCGGTAATAGTACGCCCGACGAATGTCCCCCGAAACAGCGACAACCAGAACCCAATACATGTGGTTCCTCCTTCATATAACCCCTTAGTGGCCGTGTGTCGACAGATTATCTCTACAGAGCCCCGAATACTTAAAACAAAACGACTCCGAGCAAAATATCAGGAACATGTGAAGGATCAGCTCTTCAAAGTGAACTTGGTGGTGGTGATAAGACGGATATTGAGATGATCGGAACAGATCTAAGCTGTAGACCGCTATGTACCTGCACACACGGGCGGTCACCTACAGCTGCATTAATGGGTGACATTTACTTTATCACTCACTGCTCGCACGTGTCTGATCTCAGTGATATGGACCAAGATCAATCCGATTATTTCACGCTTTGCCTTCCAGCTCCGCAGTAATCGCGGAAATGGAGGATGGTTGTAGATAGTTACCGACATTACTATATAAACAGACTGGTGCAGACACTAGTAGGAAACATTAGAGGATATAAGCGGCAGCAGCTCTGATgaggaggatgtggtggctctgagaagagcctttgtgttgtactCGGGGTGCAGGACAGATCTAAGCCCTCTCCCCACGGATGCGGCGGGCCAGCTGGATGTCTTTGGGCATGATGGTGACCCTCTTAGCGTGGATGGCGCACAGATTTGTGTCCTCAAGCAGCCCCACCAGATAAGCCTCGCTGGCCTCCTGCAGGGCCATGACGGCCGAGCTCTGGAAGCGGAGATCGGTCTTGAAGTCCTGGGCGATTTCTCTTACCAGGCGCTGGAAGGGAAGCTTACGGATCAGCAGCTCAGTGGATTTCTGGTGCCGGCGGATCTCACGGAGAGCGACTGTGCCTGGCCGGTAGCGGTGAGGCTTCTTCACTCCGCCGGTGGCGGGAGCGCTCTTCCTGGCGGCCTTAGTGGCCAGCTGCTTGCGGGGAGCTTTCCCTCCGGTGGATTTCCGAGCGGTCTGCTTATTTCTGGCCATAGCTCAGTGTAGAGGAGAGAACAGATGTGATGAGGAGCAGCGCAGAGAGCAGATTTATACTCTGCTGCTCGTTTTCCCGCTTCATGTAGGATACCCCATTGGATATTTCAGAAAATAACAGGAGCCGCTAATAGGGTGTGATGTCCGCGACCAATCATTGCTCACAGGAGGCGGAGCCTGAGGGCTAGTAATCCCGCCCTACAGATGCAGTGGGGTTTCTGCAGCTCCCCCTTTTGGGTAGTGTCTGTATCAGAGCAGCGGGTGTTACAGGAGCCGCCGATGTGCCTGTGTATATTCCCGCAGAGCTGTACAGCGCCGCTCCCCCTCCTCCTACACATCCTAACGCGGGTTTCTAGGTTCCCGGCGCCAAAATCTGATGATGCGGGTACATGTGACTTGTAGGCTCCAAGCTGCGCTCACAAGGGAGCAGCGACAGAAGAGCTCATTACACGCGCATCACTCCCGCTGCTGTAAGGGAGCAGCGACAGAAGAGCTCATTACACGCGCATCACTCCCGCTGCTGTGACCTGCAGGAGCGCGGCCGGGGTGTGATCAGCTGCACACGTGATGTGGCGGGAATACAGCGCCAGAGCCGGGGAAATAACCCTCATTATAGTGACACCAGTGTGCGGGATCCTGTAGATGGCGACACTGTGCGGAAGAATGAAAATACAATGTCcgctcctgatcacagctctgccgGGACAAGGTGttggctctgaaaagagcctttgtgaGGAAGTATCAGGGCGGCTGCAGCTTATTTCTTAGCTGCGGGCTTCTTGGCTTTCGCCGCCTTCTTAGCCGGACTCTTGGCAGCTTTGGGTTTTGCCGCCTTCTTAGCCGGGCTCTTTGTCACCTTCTTGGGTTTTCAGCGCGGACTTCTTCTTGAGGCTCTTTGCCGCCTTCTTGGCAGCTGCGGGCTTCTTAGCCTTTTTCGGGCTCTTCTTGGCCGCGGTCGGAGCCTTCTTGGGCTTCTTAGGAGATTTGGGCGCTTTCTTTGCTGCAGCGGGTTTCTTGGCCGcagctgctggcttcttcttgGCCACCTTGTCCTTGGTCTCCTGCTTCTTGTTCAGCTTGAAggaaaagccagggaaggagtcttgcgaggataatttgcatattcccagtgccttctgggataagtgaagagtcaccgcgagctcaaggagaaccgggttttggccgttacagccggaaggaagacttctgaaagccagggaaggagtcttgcgaggataatttgcatattcccagtgccttctgggataagtgaagagtcaccgcgagctcaaggagaaccgggttttggccgttacagccggaaggaagacttctgaaagccgcgcgcctagcggcgcgcaaattttagcctgtcttcttcattgtgagcgtgagtgagcaaagtgtgagcaaaagtaagtgtgaatagaattgtttgtatttagttgtttaattacttaacatttgtttagtgctatccccattagaaaatgtgctccactattgctaatgcgatccagtgtacatcttgtctcatgtatgcagtccttgaaaagccgttcgagggtgcatactgttgttcgagatgtgcgcaagtagcacgtttggaagcccagatactggatctaaatgagcagctggcaactctgagatgcattagcaatatggaaaggagtgtgctgctcactgagcagaagcttgctgggtcagatgtgggggaggatcgtagtagggagcggcaggacggtgaggtaggtagctgggtgacagttagaaaggggggtaaagggaaaagtgctagggaggctagtcctgaactgacacaccccaataggtttgcaaacttggcagatgagggggatgtcattacaggggtagcattgctgcagcaaggcatgacctctgaacgccagaggagtgtctactccagtaagggggggaataggagtgcagggcaggcaagacaggtactggtagtgggggactcaattattagggggacagatagggcaatctgtcacaaagacagggatcgccgaacagtgtgttgtcttcctcgagttcggcacatcgctgatcgggttgacagattactgggaggggctggggaggacccagcggtcattgtacatattggcacaaatgacaaagttagaggtaggtggaaggtccttaaagatgatttcagggaattaggttgtaagcttaaagcatggacctcaaaggtggtattttcggaaatactacctgtgccacgagccacaccagagaggcaaagagagatcagggaggttaacaggtggctcaagaattggtgtaggaaagagggttttgggttcctggagaattgggccgacttttcagttggctacagattctatgctagggatgggctgcatcttaatggggagggtgcagctctgctggggcagaaaatggctagaaggttggaggagtgtttaaactaggaatggggggcgagggtattcactttatagaaggggaatgtagtgcagatagtgaccagggcacaagtaatgaaattgggggtggtacgggggggaagggttaggacagtcaatacagtaagcaggaatataggtacagagtcatacgtaacgtgcatgtacactaatgcccgaagcctcacaaataaggtggaggaattagaattaatattgttggaagaaaattatgatatagtggggatatcagagacatggctggatgagagctatgactgggctgttaatttacagggttatagcctattcaggaatgaccgtacaaataagcgagggggaggtgtgtgtctatatgtaaaatcatccttaaaacccatcctgcgtgacaacatatgtgagggtactgagaatgtagagtccctatgggtggagataagggggggggagaatgaataataaaatactgataggggtgtgttataagacgccgaatattatggaagaggtagagaatctcctcataaagcaaattgataaagcagcgagtctcggagaggtaattattatgggggactttaactatcctgatataaattggggaacagaaacttgcagttccagcaaaggaaatagatttttgataacaatgaaagataattacctttcacaaatggtacaggaccccacaagagggggagcactactagaccttgtactaaccaataggccagaccgcatatcaaatatacaagttgggggttacttggggaatagtgatcacaaaataataagttttcatgtattctttagtaagatgtatagtagaggggctacaaggacactaaacttcaggaaagcaaattttaaacggttgagagatgatcttagtgcaataaactgggatgatgtactaagtaataaaagtacacaaagcaaatgggagacttttatgagcatcctgaatagggcttgtgcagaaaatataccctatgggaacaaacatgctagaaataggagaaaacccctatggctaaatagagctgtaagggaagcaataaaagaaaaacagaaagccttaaaagaattaaagagggtaggtagtgatgaggcattatataattatagaaaattaaataaaatatgtaaaaagcaaattaagttagctaagtttgagacagagagactcattgcgagagaaagtaaaaataatcctaaaatattctttaactacataaacagtaaaaaactgaaaagcgatagtgttggcccccttaaaaatagtcttggttaaatggtggaaggggatgagggtaaagccaacctgctgaatgactttttttctacggtttttatacaagaaaatgccatggcagatgacatgaccagtgatgccataaattcacccttgaatattacctgcttaacccagcaggaagtacgccgccgcctcgaaatcactaaggttgacaaatctccgggcccggatggcatacaccccagagtactacaggaattgagttctgtgatagatagaccattatttttaatcttctcagattccttaataacagggtcggtaccgcaggactggcgcatagcaaatgtggtgccaatattcaaaaaggggacaaaaactgagccgggaaattataggccggtaagtttaacctctacggttggtaaaatccttgagggtttcttgagagatgctatactggagtatctcaagaaaaataaccttatgacagagtatcaacatgggtttatgagggatcgatcctgtcaaactaatttgatcagcttctatgaagaggtaagttcaagcctggaccagggaaatgcagtggatgttgtgtatatggacttttcaaaagcttttgatacggtgccacacaaaaggttggtacataaaatgagaataatggggataggggaaaatatgtgtaactgggttaaaaactggctcagtgataggaaacaaagggtggttattaatggtacgtactcggactgggtctcagttcatagtggggtaccacaggggtcagtattgggcccgcttcttttcaacatatttataaatgaccttgttgggggcatgcggagtagaatttcaatatttgcagatgatactaaactctgcagggtaatcaatacagaggaggataattttatattacagggagatttatgtaaattggaggattgggctgagaagtggcaattgaagtttaatgtagataaatgtaaggtcatgcacttgggtagaggaaataacatttatgattatgtacttaattgtagaacactgggtaaaacagacacagaaaaagacttgggtgtatggggggatggtaaacttcactttagtggacagtgtcaggcagctgctgccagggctaataaaataatgggatgtattaaaagaggtataagtgttcatgaaaaaaatatagttctacctctgtacaagtcactagtgcgaccgcacgtagaatactgtgtacaattctggtcaccgatatataagaaggacatagctgaactggagagggtgcaaagaagagcgaccaagattattagaggaatgggggggctgcaatacgaagacaggttattaaacttggggttatttagtctggaaaaacgaaggcttaggggagatctaatcacaatgtataaatatatgagggaacagtacagagacctttccaaagatctatttacacctaggcctgcgactggaacacgggggcatccgctacgtcttgaggaaagaaggtttaatcataatcacagacgaggattctttactgtacgagcagtgagactatggaattctctgccgcatgatgttgtaatgagtgattcactactaacatttaagcagagcctggatgcctttcttgaaaaatttaatataaccagttatgtatattagattttatgacagggtattgatccagggaactagtctgattgccggatgtggagtcaggaaggaaattttttccccattggaacttgtttgccacattggggttttttgccttcctctggatcaacatgttaggctacgggttgaactagatggacttagagtctcccttcaaccttaaaactatgatactatgatactatgatatgatgAAGGATCCGGAGGCGCCGCTGCCCTTCACCTGGAGCAGGACGCCTTTGGTGACCAGACCCTTGACGCCCAGCTTCACCCGGCTGTTGTTCTTCTCTACATCGTAGCCTCCGGCAGTCAGAAGCTTCTTCAGGGCGGCCAGAGAGACCCCACTGCGCTCCTTAGAGGCGGAAACGGCGTTAACAATCAGCTCGGAGATACTGGGACCGGAGGATTTCTTGCTTTTCTTGGCGGCCCCGGATTTCTTCGGCTGCTTCTTAGATTTGGCGGCCGGTTCGGCGGCAGGAGGAGCGGCGGCTGGTGCGGTCTCTGCCATCGCGTGATGCGGAAATAAACCACAAAAATAATCTTCTGTGAGGAAACCACTGAGGACGGAGCTGGAGGCGTCTGTTCTATATAcagtctgaggcccccttcacacgtccgtgatacacgtgcgtgtttggtccgtttccgtatataccggagaaacggccaaacgtgcaccaatgttaatctatgattgtggtcacacgtccgttatttcattatgtccgtgtgtgcatgtccgtgatccgtatgtgtttgcgttttgcacggatgcatgtccgttatctgcacggagcacgcacacgtggacacaatgaaagtctatgggtatgtgcacacacgttagtaaacacgtatgcatctacctatagtccgtgtccgtttggtgtttttatttctagtgatgtcggctattctttctatttctgtgtatgtcggtcaatctccctgagtccgtcggtcggtctctctgtctctctgtcggtctctctgtctgtctgtccctctctcacagtctgtcggtcagtttccccccctctctcatacttaccgttccccgatctccggcgcagcgctgcacggcattcacactgctgcggcggcttttactattttgaaaaagccagccgctcattaaacaatctcctattccctgctttccccgcccaccggcgcctatgattggttgcagagagacacgcccccacactgagtgacaggtgtcacactgtacccaatcacagcagccggtggacgtgtctatactgtgcagtaaaataaataaataaataattaaaaaaaaacggcgtgcggttcccccaattttaatgccaaccagataaagccatacggctgaaggctggtattctcaggatggggagctccacgttatggggagccccccaccctaacaatatcagtcagcagccgcccagaattgccgcatacattatatgcgacagttctggggctgtacccggctcttcccgatttgccctggtgctttggcaaatcggggtaataaggagttattggcagcccatagctgccaataagtcctagattaatcatgtcaggcgtctatgagacaccctccatgattaatctgtaaattacagtaaataaacacagctgaaaggggggagaaaaggcgcaaatagggttttacccggtattaaccgtgtaaggatgtagaaaaatacactcacctggagcggttgtgccagtcacaaccccttgtaaagcatatgagtgtccgcgtggttccagcagcagccccgtgaagacttagtgaaaaaaaagggcatagatatatatatatatatatatatatatatatatatatatgtgagaatcgggttttagccgcgctaagaaaccactgttgccaggatgtagtttatattaaaaaactctttctttattacagcatccaacgcgtttcagagacataagccgtctccttcttcagggaaaaagagaatacatgcatagtacacaggccagttacttatagaggagttcaatacgccatgctaccagctatgacgtcaatgctctcatggtaacggagtgactcatAAACACGTGAAAAATACAGAGGAGGAGTATTTGTTACTGAGTACAAAGCATA is a genomic window containing:
- the LOC142246711 gene encoding histone H3-like, which encodes MARNKQTARKSTGGKAPRKQLATKAARKSAPATGGVKKPHRYRPGTVALREIRRHQKSTELLIRKLPFQRLVREIAQDFKTDLRFQSSAVMALQEASEAYLVGLLEDTNLCAIHAKRVTIMPKDIQLARRIRGERA